The following proteins are encoded in a genomic region of Streptomyces lunaelactis:
- a CDS encoding DUF6758 family protein — protein MRGEPSCPKCGGRVRAPGLFADSWQCDVHGPVHPLQPVIPPSVEALGVVVHRAKVPVWMPWPLPVGWLFTGVAYAGDDRSGGRATAVACSGPGPLGGIGELLLVAEELGVGLGARYAGTDGPDPGPHICVDKPPQTKVLAAGRPTPLWHVADAPEDRAVFAGEARGLWLWAIVWPEQSGLLMYDELVLTDLRGAGAEVELLPCGALSPRLLS, from the coding sequence ATGAGGGGCGAACCCAGTTGCCCGAAGTGCGGTGGCCGGGTGAGGGCGCCCGGTCTCTTTGCCGACTCCTGGCAGTGCGATGTGCACGGGCCGGTGCACCCGCTGCAGCCGGTCATCCCGCCCAGCGTCGAGGCCCTCGGTGTGGTCGTGCACCGCGCGAAAGTCCCTGTCTGGATGCCCTGGCCGCTGCCCGTCGGCTGGCTCTTCACCGGTGTCGCGTACGCGGGGGACGACCGCAGCGGTGGCCGCGCCACAGCCGTGGCCTGCTCGGGACCGGGACCCCTCGGCGGAATCGGTGAACTGCTGCTCGTCGCCGAGGAGTTGGGAGTGGGTCTCGGGGCGCGTTACGCCGGGACGGACGGACCCGACCCGGGTCCGCACATCTGCGTCGACAAACCCCCGCAGACCAAGGTGCTCGCAGCCGGCCGCCCCACGCCGCTGTGGCACGTGGCCGACGCCCCCGAGGACCGCGCGGTCTTCGCGGGCGAGGCGCGCGGCCTGTGGCTGTGGGCGATCGTCTGGCCCGAGCAGTCCGGGCTGCTGATGTACGACGAACTGGTGCTGACCGATCTGCGGGGCGCGGGCGCCGAGGTGGAACTGCTGCCGTGCGGGGCGCTGTCGCCGCGGCTGCTGTCCTGA
- a CDS encoding magnesium and cobalt transport protein CorA, with translation MSMIRDLRDAVRPSLRKSNTPYNTYDTTRDPSASSAVVDCAVYREGQRVESESCQTPHEAMLRVREGGGFAWIGLHEPTEAEFAGIAAEFGLHPLAVEDAVHAHQRPKLERYDDTLFTVFKTIHYVEHAELTATSEVVETGEVMCFTGHDFVITVRHGGQGSLRALRHGLQRDTELLAKGPSAVLHAIADHVVDGYIAVAGAVQDDIDEVEIDVFSAPAKGSTRGSDAGRIYQLKREVLEFKRAVSPLLRPMQLLSERPMRLVDPDIQKYFRDVADHLARVHEEVIGFDELLNSILQANLAQATVAQNEDMRKITSWAAIIAVPTAVCGVYGMNFDHMPELHWKYGYPMVLTGIIGVCLAIHRTLKRNGWL, from the coding sequence ATGTCGATGATCCGTGACCTGCGCGATGCGGTCCGTCCGTCCCTGCGCAAGAGCAACACCCCCTACAACACGTACGACACCACCCGTGATCCTTCCGCCTCGAGTGCGGTCGTCGACTGCGCCGTCTACCGCGAGGGGCAGCGCGTCGAGAGCGAGTCCTGCCAGACGCCGCACGAGGCGATGCTGCGGGTGCGCGAGGGCGGCGGCTTCGCGTGGATCGGGCTGCATGAGCCGACGGAGGCCGAATTCGCGGGTATCGCCGCGGAGTTCGGGCTGCACCCGCTGGCGGTCGAGGACGCGGTCCACGCGCACCAGCGGCCCAAGCTGGAGCGGTATGACGACACGCTGTTCACCGTCTTCAAGACGATCCACTACGTCGAGCACGCCGAGCTCACGGCCACCAGCGAGGTCGTCGAGACCGGCGAGGTGATGTGCTTCACCGGACATGACTTCGTCATCACGGTGCGGCACGGCGGCCAGGGCTCTCTGCGGGCGCTGCGGCACGGGCTGCAGAGGGACACGGAACTGCTGGCCAAAGGGCCGTCGGCGGTTCTGCACGCGATCGCCGACCATGTCGTCGACGGGTACATCGCGGTGGCGGGCGCCGTGCAGGACGACATCGACGAGGTCGAGATCGATGTCTTCTCCGCGCCCGCGAAGGGCAGCACGCGCGGCAGCGACGCCGGGCGGATCTACCAACTGAAGCGCGAGGTACTGGAGTTCAAGCGGGCCGTGTCGCCGCTGCTGCGGCCGATGCAGCTGCTCAGCGAGCGGCCGATGCGGCTGGTCGACCCGGACATCCAGAAGTACTTCCGCGATGTGGCGGACCACCTGGCCAGGGTGCACGAGGAGGTCATCGGCTTCGACGAGCTGCTGAACTCCATCCTCCAGGCGAATCTGGCGCAGGCGACGGTCGCGCAGAACGAGGACATGCGCAAGATCACCTCGTGGGCGGCGATCATCGCCGTGCCGACGGCGGTCTGCGGGGTGTACGGCATGAACTTCGACCACATGCCGGAACTGCACTGGAAGTACGGGTACCCCATGGTGCTCACCGGCATCATCGGCGTCTGTCTCGCGATTCACCGCACCCTCAAGCGCAACGGCTGGCTGTAG
- a CDS encoding DUF3152 domain-containing protein — MGRHSRKGPAPKGSDSGNRSGTSGTPDSFGMSGTDMSSTGEWEAVGPASGGGARRRAGGPGQEQHTPSGYGTPQTRGGHPEQREAGGGWGAPQPQRYDTRPGGAQRVQAPAAPQRIAAVPRIPGPRREFVAAFEEPQPRRSPDDDPYGSVTAWDTEQDWLPETETESRSGAGTDAREEKPAKGGRGRAFTGIAAAAVTTVLAVVVAGQVATDGPGKAGAQSAGGNREGAESPASRSDGRQVPPRNAPKPAAPLTYAQLMTTQFPLDPKLRGSGDFEAVPGFDRAPGKGNRIRYRVDVEKGLGLDGALFAKAVQATLNDDRSWAHGGAMTFERITSGEPEFVITLASPGTTATWCAKSGLDTSVDNVSCDSASTDRVMINAYRWAQGSETYGDKAMLTYRQMLINHEVGHRLGHGHVNCRTSGALAPVMQQQTKSLDVGGIKCRPNPWVHPGS; from the coding sequence GTGGGACGACACAGCCGTAAAGGCCCCGCACCCAAGGGCTCCGATTCCGGCAACCGGTCCGGTACATCCGGTACACCTGATTCATTCGGTATGTCCGGTACCGATATGTCCAGCACCGGCGAGTGGGAGGCCGTGGGCCCGGCCTCCGGCGGCGGAGCCCGCAGGCGCGCCGGTGGGCCCGGTCAGGAACAGCACACCCCGTCCGGATACGGAACGCCGCAGACCCGGGGCGGACACCCGGAGCAGCGCGAGGCGGGCGGCGGTTGGGGCGCCCCGCAGCCGCAGCGTTACGACACCCGGCCGGGCGGCGCGCAGCGGGTGCAGGCACCGGCCGCGCCGCAGAGGATCGCGGCCGTTCCCCGGATACCGGGCCCGCGCCGGGAGTTCGTCGCGGCCTTCGAGGAGCCGCAGCCCCGGCGGTCGCCGGATGACGATCCGTACGGTTCCGTCACCGCGTGGGACACCGAGCAGGATTGGCTCCCCGAGACCGAGACCGAGAGCCGGAGCGGGGCCGGGACCGACGCGCGCGAGGAGAAGCCGGCCAAGGGCGGCAGGGGCCGCGCATTCACCGGGATCGCGGCCGCCGCGGTGACCACCGTGCTCGCGGTCGTCGTGGCGGGCCAGGTCGCCACCGACGGTCCCGGCAAGGCCGGCGCGCAGTCCGCGGGCGGGAACCGGGAGGGTGCGGAGAGTCCGGCGTCCCGCTCGGACGGCCGGCAGGTGCCGCCGCGGAACGCGCCGAAGCCCGCCGCCCCCCTCACGTACGCGCAGCTGATGACCACCCAGTTCCCGCTCGATCCGAAGCTGCGGGGGTCGGGCGACTTCGAGGCGGTGCCCGGCTTCGACCGGGCGCCGGGCAAGGGCAACAGGATCCGCTATCGGGTCGACGTCGAGAAGGGCCTCGGCCTGGACGGCGCGCTGTTCGCCAAGGCGGTCCAGGCGACCCTGAACGACGACCGGAGCTGGGCGCACGGCGGCGCGATGACCTTCGAGCGGATCACCTCCGGCGAGCCGGAATTCGTGATCACGCTCGCCAGTCCCGGGACCACGGCGACCTGGTGCGCGAAGTCCGGCTTGGATACGAGTGTCGACAATGTCAGCTGCGATTCCGCGTCGACGGACCGCGTGATGATCAACGCCTACCGCTGGGCGCAGGGCTCGGAGACGTACGGCGACAAGGCGATGCTGACGTACCGCCAGATGCTCATCAATCACGAGGTCGGACACCGGCTCGGACACGGCCATGTGAACTGCCGCACCTCCGGCGCGCTCGCGCCGGTGATGCAGCAGCAGACCAAGTCCCTGGACGTCGGCGGGATCAAGTGCCGGCCCAACCCCTGGGTGCATCCCGGGAGTTGA
- a CDS encoding alpha/beta fold hydrolase codes for MSSTELPGVRAVNAAVAPKVAAVRVAEGEELRSVALPGLTLTVRARPPARTGLAPALYVHGLGGSSQNWSSLMPLLEDVLDGEALDLPGFGDSPPPDDGNYSVTAHARAVIRFLDAAGRGPVHLIGNSLGGAVSTRVAAVRPDLVRTLTLVSPALPEIRVQGSAVPTAMLALPGVASLFGRLTKDWSAEQRTKGVLALCYGDPSRVSEEALRNAVEEMERRIQLPYFWDAMTRSARGIVDAYTLGGQHGLWRQAERVLAPTLLVYGGRDQLVSYRMARKAAAAFRDSRLLTLPDAGHVAMMEYPETVAQAFRELLNDIDRS; via the coding sequence ATGTCTTCGACCGAGCTGCCGGGAGTCCGCGCCGTCAACGCCGCCGTGGCCCCCAAGGTGGCGGCCGTCCGGGTCGCCGAGGGGGAGGAGCTGCGCTCCGTCGCGCTGCCAGGACTGACGCTCACCGTCAGAGCCCGGCCGCCGGCGCGCACCGGCCTCGCGCCCGCCCTGTACGTGCACGGGCTCGGCGGCTCCTCGCAGAACTGGTCCTCGCTGATGCCACTGCTCGAGGACGTCCTGGACGGCGAGGCGCTCGACCTGCCCGGCTTCGGGGACTCTCCGCCGCCGGACGACGGCAACTACTCGGTCACCGCCCACGCCCGAGCGGTGATCCGCTTCCTGGACGCGGCCGGACGCGGCCCCGTGCATCTCATCGGCAACTCCCTGGGCGGAGCGGTCTCCACCCGTGTCGCGGCCGTACGGCCCGATCTCGTACGCACGCTCACGCTCGTCTCGCCCGCCCTGCCCGAGATCCGGGTGCAGGGCTCCGCCGTGCCCACCGCAATGCTCGCGCTGCCCGGCGTCGCCTCGCTCTTCGGCAGACTGACCAAGGACTGGTCGGCCGAGCAGCGCACCAAGGGCGTTCTGGCGCTCTGTTACGGAGACCCCTCGCGGGTCAGCGAGGAGGCGCTGCGCAACGCCGTGGAGGAGATGGAGCGGCGGATACAGCTCCCGTACTTCTGGGACGCGATGACCCGGTCCGCGCGCGGCATCGTCGACGCGTACACGCTCGGCGGGCAGCACGGGCTGTGGCGGCAGGCGGAGCGGGTGCTCGCGCCGACGCTGCTTGTTTACGGAGGGCGGGACCAGCTCGTCTCGTATCGCATGGCGCGCAAGGCCGCGGCGGCCTTCAGGGATTCCCGGCTGTTGACGCTCCCGGACGCCGGGCATGTTGCCATGATGGAGTACCCGGAAACGGTCGCCCAGGCTTTCCGGGAACTGCTGAACGACATCGACAGGAGCTGA
- a CDS encoding TetR/AcrR family transcriptional regulator, whose protein sequence is MTAIEQTEAARPRGTRLPRRARRNQLLGAAQEVFVAQGYHSAAMDDIAERAGVSKPVLYQHFPGKLELYLALLDQHCESLLLAVRTALASTTDNKLRVAATMDAYFAYVEDEGGAFRLVFESDLTNEPAVRERVDRVSLQCAEAICDVIAEDTGLSKEESMLLAVGLGGVSQVVARYWLSSSSGIPRDTAVQLLTSLAWRGIAGFPLHGSEQH, encoded by the coding sequence GTGACAGCCATCGAGCAGACAGAGGCGGCGCGCCCGCGGGGCACACGCCTGCCACGCCGAGCCCGCAGGAACCAGCTCCTGGGCGCGGCCCAGGAAGTATTCGTGGCTCAGGGTTACCACTCGGCCGCCATGGACGACATCGCGGAGCGGGCCGGCGTCAGCAAGCCCGTGCTCTACCAGCACTTCCCGGGAAAGCTGGAGCTCTATCTGGCCCTGCTCGACCAGCACTGCGAGTCGCTGCTGCTGGCGGTCCGTACGGCGCTGGCGTCGACGACCGACAACAAGCTGCGCGTCGCCGCGACGATGGACGCGTACTTCGCGTACGTCGAGGACGAGGGCGGGGCCTTCCGCCTGGTCTTCGAGTCGGACCTGACGAACGAGCCCGCGGTGCGCGAGCGCGTGGACCGGGTCTCGCTGCAGTGCGCCGAGGCGATCTGCGACGTGATCGCCGAGGACACGGGCCTGTCCAAGGAAGAGTCCATGCTGCTGGCCGTGGGGCTCGGCGGGGTTTCCCAGGTGGTCGCCCGCTACTGGCTCTCCAGCAGTTCCGGCATTCCGCGCGACACGGCGGTGCAGTTGCTGACCTCCCTGGCGTGGCGGGGTATCGCGGGCTTCCCGCTGCACGGCAGCGAGCAGCACTAG
- a CDS encoding MarC family protein, translating to MFDTAIFGSLFLTLFVIMDPPGITPIFLALTSGRPAKVQRRMAWQAVAVAFGVITVFGILGQQILDYLHVSVPALMIAGGLLLLLIALDLLTGKTDEPQQTKDVNVALVPLGMPLLAGPGAIVSVILAVQHADGAGQQVSVWAAIVAMHVVLWLTMRYSLLIIRLIKDGGVVLVTRLAGMMLSAIAVQQIINGITQVIQGS from the coding sequence GTGTTCGACACTGCCATTTTCGGCTCCCTCTTCCTCACCCTTTTTGTGATCATGGATCCCCCCGGGATCACCCCGATCTTCCTCGCCCTCACCTCGGGCCGCCCCGCCAAGGTGCAGCGCCGGATGGCCTGGCAGGCGGTGGCCGTCGCCTTCGGCGTGATCACCGTCTTCGGCATTCTCGGCCAGCAGATTCTGGACTACCTGCACGTCTCCGTGCCCGCGCTGATGATCGCGGGCGGTCTGCTTCTGCTGCTCATCGCGCTCGATCTGCTGACCGGCAAGACGGACGAGCCCCAGCAGACCAAGGACGTGAATGTCGCGCTCGTACCCCTGGGCATGCCGCTGCTGGCGGGTCCCGGCGCGATCGTTTCGGTGATTCTCGCCGTGCAGCACGCGGACGGCGCCGGCCAGCAGGTCTCGGTGTGGGCGGCGATCGTCGCGATGCACGTCGTGCTCTGGCTGACCATGCGCTACTCGCTGCTGATCATCCGCCTGATCAAGGACGGCGGTGTGGTGCTGGTGACCCGGCTGGCGGGCATGATGCTCTCCGCGATCGCCGTGCAGCAGATCATCAACGGCATCACGCAGGTCATCCAGGGTTCCTGA
- a CDS encoding suppressor of fused domain protein, with protein sequence MEDVLALVEARLRTALGEPDARAAVTFLGTDRIEVLRFMDGDIVRYVTLGMSAHPMTDPTAALADPVKGPRAEMLLSVRAGLAETDKVLRPLAVLAASPQVEGVVVAPGASLDVGDPLWPAAPFSSVLVAEPGGLVEDLELDAPMDPVHFLPLLPMTSNEAAWKRVHGAQELQERWLTHGTDLRDPLRRSVTLG encoded by the coding sequence ATGGAAGATGTTCTTGCTCTGGTCGAGGCCCGGCTCCGTACGGCACTGGGCGAACCGGACGCGCGCGCAGCGGTGACCTTCCTCGGTACGGACCGTATCGAGGTGCTCCGCTTCATGGACGGGGACATCGTGCGGTACGTGACTCTCGGGATGTCCGCACACCCCATGACGGACCCCACCGCTGCCCTGGCCGACCCGGTGAAGGGCCCCCGCGCGGAGATGCTCCTCTCCGTACGGGCGGGGCTCGCCGAGACCGACAAGGTGCTCCGCCCGCTCGCCGTGCTGGCCGCGTCACCGCAGGTCGAGGGTGTGGTCGTGGCGCCAGGCGCCTCGCTGGACGTCGGCGATCCGCTCTGGCCGGCCGCGCCGTTCAGCTCGGTGCTGGTCGCGGAGCCGGGCGGTCTGGTGGAGGACCTGGAGCTGGACGCGCCGATGGATCCGGTGCACTTCCTGCCGCTGCTGCCGATGACGTCGAACGAGGCCGCGTGGAAGCGGGTGCACGGGGCCCAGGAGCTTCAGGAGCGGTGGCTGACGCACGGCACGGACCTGCGCGATCCGCTGCGCAGGTCCGTAACTCTGGGCTGA
- a CDS encoding NYN domain-containing protein, producing the protein MLAEVAKTPSTHAIFVDAGYVYAAAGLLVTGTEDRRSFDLDAEGMIEAFIDKARTIFADSRLLRVYWYDGARRRIHTAEQQSIAELPDVKVRLGNLNANNQQKGVDSLIRTDLESLARHRAISDAALVGGDEDLVSAVEAAQGYGARVHLWGIEASDGRNQAEPLLWEVDSQRTFDLDFCRPYITRRPVTTYENEGAPPPSRDEVRFVGAQIAATWLAERGRETMAELLPGHPYLPGPVDQDLLIEAERVLQRSLRGHAVLRRALRDGFWQHLQSQY; encoded by the coding sequence ATGCTCGCCGAGGTCGCCAAGACCCCTTCGACCCACGCCATCTTCGTGGACGCGGGTTACGTCTATGCTGCGGCCGGGTTGCTGGTGACGGGCACCGAGGACCGGCGCTCCTTCGACCTGGACGCGGAGGGGATGATCGAGGCCTTCATCGACAAGGCCCGCACGATCTTCGCGGACAGCAGACTGCTGCGCGTGTACTGGTACGACGGGGCCCGGCGCCGTATCCACACCGCTGAGCAGCAGTCGATCGCGGAGCTCCCGGACGTCAAGGTGCGCCTCGGCAACCTCAACGCGAACAACCAGCAGAAGGGCGTCGACTCACTTATCCGTACGGATCTGGAGTCGCTCGCCCGGCACCGCGCGATCAGCGACGCCGCGCTGGTGGGCGGCGACGAGGACCTGGTCTCGGCGGTCGAGGCGGCGCAGGGGTACGGGGCGCGGGTCCATCTGTGGGGCATCGAGGCGTCGGACGGGCGCAATCAGGCCGAACCGCTGCTGTGGGAGGTCGACAGTCAGCGGACCTTCGACCTGGACTTCTGCCGGCCGTACATCACGCGCCGCCCGGTCACGACGTACGAGAACGAGGGCGCGCCGCCGCCGTCGCGGGACGAGGTGCGCTTCGTGGGCGCGCAGATCGCGGCGACATGGCTGGCGGAACGGGGCCGGGAGACGATGGCGGAGCTGCTGCCGGGCCATCCGTATCTGCCCGGCCCCGTGGACCAGGACCTGCTGATCGAGGCGGAGCGGGTGCTGCAGCGGTCGCTGCGGGGGCACGCCGTGCTGAGGCGGGCGCTGCGGGACGGTTTCTGGCAGCACCTGCAGTCCCAGTACTGA
- a CDS encoding DEAD/DEAH box helicase produces the protein MTLERRQWSRAIRPIHGRPSTQVRYDPPRSPRAASHRRGSTLTTTFRDLGILPETAEALEAVGILSPFPIQEMTLPVALSGSDVIGQAKTGTGKTLGFGLPLLERVTVPADVEAGRATPEQLTDAPQALVVVPTRELCQQVTNDLLTAGKVRNVRVLAIYGGRAYEPQVEALRKGVDVIVGTPGRLLDLAGQRKLDLSHVRALVLDEADEMLDLGFLPDVEKIINMLPAKRQTMLFSATMPGAVIGLARRYMSQPTHIRATSPDDEGATVANTTQHVFRAHSMDKPELVSRILQAEGRGLAMIFCRTKRTAADIAEQLERRGFASGAVHGDLGQGAREQALRAFRNGKVDVLVCTDVAARGIDVEGVTHVINYQSPEDEKTFLHRVGRTGRAGAKGIAVTLVDWDDIPRWQLINKALDLKFPDPVETYSTSPHLFEQLNIPAGTKGVLPRGERTRAGLRAEEVEDLGETGGRGRKSSSASPVREERPERTRTPRQRRRTRGGSTPDGVEATEAVTSPEPTTDAAELVTEPRTPRRRRRTRVGASAPAGATAVVDTVAVDTVAVETVELTEDPEPGTKPRRRTRAVKAVDTVATEVEAEPEAETKPRRRTRAVKTVDTVEAVATETEPEAKPRRRTRVAKATAEAPDATTEPETKPRRRTRAAKAVETVEAVATETEAETKPRRRTRAPKAAQPES, from the coding sequence ATGACGCTCGAGCGAAGGCAGTGGTCCCGCGCCATCCGGCCAATCCACGGCCGGCCCAGTACCCAGGTGCGGTACGACCCCCCTCGTTCGCCTCGTGCCGCGTCTCACAGAAGAGGCAGCACCCTGACTACGACTTTCCGGGATCTTGGGATCCTTCCCGAGACCGCCGAGGCCCTTGAGGCCGTCGGCATCCTGTCCCCGTTCCCCATCCAGGAGATGACGCTCCCCGTAGCGCTCTCCGGCTCCGACGTCATCGGCCAGGCCAAGACCGGCACCGGCAAGACGCTCGGTTTTGGCCTGCCGCTCCTCGAGCGCGTCACCGTCCCCGCGGACGTCGAGGCCGGCCGGGCGACGCCCGAGCAGCTCACCGACGCCCCACAGGCGCTGGTGGTCGTCCCCACCCGCGAGCTGTGCCAGCAGGTCACCAATGACCTGCTGACCGCCGGCAAGGTCCGTAACGTCCGCGTTCTGGCGATCTACGGCGGCCGCGCGTACGAGCCCCAGGTCGAGGCGCTCCGCAAGGGCGTCGACGTGATCGTCGGCACCCCCGGCCGACTGCTCGACCTGGCCGGCCAGCGCAAGCTGGACCTGTCGCATGTGCGCGCGCTCGTTCTCGACGAGGCCGACGAGATGCTCGACCTAGGCTTCCTGCCCGACGTCGAGAAGATCATCAACATGCTTCCGGCCAAGCGCCAGACCATGCTCTTCTCGGCGACCATGCCGGGTGCGGTCATCGGCCTCGCCCGTCGCTACATGTCGCAGCCGACGCACATCCGCGCCACCTCGCCGGACGACGAGGGCGCGACCGTCGCCAACACCACGCAGCACGTCTTCCGTGCCCACTCCATGGACAAGCCGGAGCTGGTCTCGCGCATTCTGCAGGCCGAGGGCCGCGGGCTCGCGATGATCTTCTGCCGTACGAAGCGGACTGCGGCGGACATCGCCGAACAGCTCGAGCGGCGCGGCTTCGCCTCCGGCGCGGTCCACGGCGACCTGGGCCAGGGCGCGCGTGAGCAGGCGCTGCGAGCCTTCCGCAACGGCAAGGTCGATGTGCTGGTCTGCACCGACGTCGCCGCCCGTGGCATCGACGTCGAGGGCGTCACGCACGTCATCAACTACCAGTCGCCGGAGGACGAGAAGACGTTCCTCCACCGCGTCGGCCGCACCGGCCGCGCGGGCGCCAAGGGCATCGCGGTCACGCTGGTCGACTGGGACGACATCCCGCGCTGGCAGCTGATCAACAAGGCGCTCGACCTGAAGTTCCCGGACCCGGTCGAGACGTACTCCACGTCCCCGCACCTGTTCGAGCAGTTGAACATCCCGGCGGGCACGAAGGGCGTACTGCCCCGTGGCGAGCGGACCCGTGCGGGTCTGCGCGCCGAGGAGGTCGAGGACCTGGGCGAGACGGGCGGCCGCGGCCGGAAGTCGTCGTCGGCGTCCCCGGTCCGCGAGGAGCGCCCGGAGCGCACCCGTACCCCGCGCCAGCGCCGCCGCACCCGCGGCGGTTCGACGCCGGACGGCGTCGAGGCCACGGAGGCGGTGACGTCCCCGGAGCCCACGACGGACGCCGCGGAGCTGGTGACGGAGCCGCGCACTCCGCGACGCCGTCGCCGCACCCGCGTGGGAGCGTCGGCCCCGGCCGGGGCGACGGCGGTCGTGGACACGGTGGCCGTGGACACGGTGGCCGTGGAGACCGTCGAGCTCACGGAGGACCCGGAGCCCGGGACGAAGCCGCGTCGCCGTACGCGTGCGGTGAAGGCCGTCGACACGGTCGCGACGGAGGTCGAGGCCGAGCCCGAGGCCGAGACGAAGCCGCGTCGCCGCACCCGCGCCGTGAAGACCGTGGACACGGTCGAGGCAGTGGCGACCGAGACCGAGCCGGAGGCCAAGCCCCGTCGCCGCACGCGGGTGGCCAAGGCCACGGCCGAGGCGCCCGATGCGACCACGGAGCCGGAGACGAAGCCCCGTCGCCGTACGCGCGCTGCGAAGGCCGTCGAAACGGTCGAGGCAGTGGCGACGGAGACCGAGGCCGAGACGAAGCCCCGCCGCCGCACCCGCGCGCCGAAGGCCGCCCAGCCCGAAAGCTGA
- a CDS encoding DUF3107 domain-containing protein translates to MEVKIGVQHAPREIVLESGQSAEEVERAVADALAGKAQLLSLSDDKGRKVLVPADRIAYVEIGEPATRRVGFGAL, encoded by the coding sequence GTGGAGGTCAAGATCGGCGTGCAGCACGCGCCCCGGGAGATCGTTCTGGAGAGCGGGCAGTCCGCCGAGGAGGTCGAGCGCGCGGTGGCTGACGCTCTGGCCGGCAAGGCGCAGCTGCTCAGCCTCTCGGACGACAAGGGCCGCAAGGTCCTCGTACCGGCCGACCGGATCGCGTACGTCGAGATCGGCGAGCCGGCGACCCGGCGCGTGGGCTTCGGCGCTCTGTAG
- a CDS encoding ferritin-like fold-containing protein — METPDNATEETGIAAQDWATASADPQYRAAVVDLLGALAYGELAAFERLADDAKLAPTLSDKAALARMASAEFHHFEQLTDRLTVIDAEPTAAMEPFAQALDDFHRQTAPSDWLEGLVKAYVGDSIASDFYREVAARLDTDTRALVLAVLDDTGHGNFAVEKVRAAIEAEPRVGGRLALWARRLMGEALSQAQRVVADRDALSTMLVGGVAGGFDLAEVGRMFSRITEAHTKRMAALGLAA, encoded by the coding sequence ATGGAGACGCCTGACAACGCCACTGAAGAGACCGGAATCGCCGCCCAGGACTGGGCCACGGCATCCGCCGACCCCCAGTACCGCGCCGCCGTGGTGGATCTGCTGGGCGCGCTCGCGTACGGCGAGCTCGCGGCCTTCGAGCGGCTCGCCGACGACGCCAAGCTCGCGCCGACGCTGAGCGACAAGGCCGCGCTGGCGAGGATGGCCTCCGCCGAGTTCCACCACTTCGAGCAGTTGACGGACCGGCTGACCGTCATCGACGCCGAGCCGACCGCCGCGATGGAGCCCTTCGCGCAGGCCCTGGACGACTTCCACCGCCAGACCGCGCCGTCCGACTGGCTGGAAGGCCTGGTCAAGGCGTACGTCGGCGACTCGATCGCCAGTGACTTCTATCGCGAGGTCGCGGCCCGTCTCGACACCGACACCCGCGCCCTCGTGCTGGCGGTGCTCGACGACACGGGCCACGGCAACTTCGCCGTCGAGAAGGTGCGCGCCGCGATCGAGGCCGAGCCGCGGGTCGGCGGACGCCTCGCGCTGTGGGCCCGCCGTCTGATGGGCGAGGCGCTCTCGCAGGCGCAGCGGGTGGTTGCGGACCGCGACGCGCTCTCCACGATGCTCGTGGGCGGCGTGGCGGGCGGTTTCGACCTCGCGGAGGTGGGCCGGATGTTCTCGCGGATCACCGAGGCGCACACCAAGCGCATGGCCGCCCTGGGCCTCGCGGCCTAG
- a CDS encoding PHP domain-containing protein — MRIDLHTHSTASDGTDTPAELVRNAAAAGLDVIALTDHDTTRGHAEAIAALPEGVTLVTGAELSCRIDGVSLHMLAYLFDPDEPELLAERELVRDDRVPRARAMVTKLQELGVPIEWGQVARIAGDGSVGRPHIATALVELGVVPDVSAAFAPDWLADGGRAYVQKHELDPFTAIRLVKAAGGVTVFAHPLAVKRGRTVPETVMAELAAGGLDGIEVDHMDHDEPTRARLRGLAADLGLLATGSSDYHGSRKTCELGEYTTDPEIYGEITRRATGAFPVPGAGGRRS, encoded by the coding sequence GTGCGCATCGATCTGCACACCCACTCCACGGCGTCGGACGGTACGGACACTCCCGCCGAGCTGGTACGTAACGCCGCCGCGGCCGGGCTGGACGTCATCGCGCTCACCGACCACGACACGACCCGCGGCCACGCCGAGGCGATCGCCGCGCTCCCCGAGGGTGTGACTCTCGTCACCGGCGCCGAGCTCTCCTGTCGTATCGACGGCGTGAGCCTGCACATGCTCGCCTACCTCTTCGACCCCGACGAGCCCGAGCTGCTTGCCGAGCGTGAGCTCGTACGGGACGACCGGGTGCCGCGCGCCCGGGCGATGGTGACCAAGCTCCAGGAGCTGGGTGTCCCCATCGAGTGGGGTCAGGTGGCCCGTATCGCCGGAGACGGCTCGGTCGGCCGCCCGCACATCGCCACCGCGCTCGTCGAGCTCGGAGTCGTACCGGACGTCTCCGCGGCCTTCGCGCCCGACTGGCTCGCCGACGGCGGCCGGGCGTACGTGCAGAAGCACGAGCTGGACCCCTTCACGGCGATCCGCCTGGTCAAAGCGGCTGGCGGCGTCACCGTCTTCGCGCACCCGCTCGCCGTCAAGCGCGGCCGTACGGTGCCCGAGACCGTGATGGCCGAACTCGCGGCCGGCGGCCTCGACGGCATCGAGGTCGACCACATGGACCACGACGAGCCGACGCGTGCCCGGCTGCGCGGTCTCGCCGCCGACCTGGGGCTGCTGGCCACCGGGTCGAGCGACTACCACGGCAGCCGCAAGACCTGCGAGCTCGGCGAGTACACCACCGACCCGGAGATCTACGGCGAGATCACACGCCGCGCGACCGGCGCGTTCCCGGTGCCCGGCGCCGGCGGACGCCGCTCGTAG